The following nucleotide sequence is from Aspergillus luchuensis IFO 4308 DNA, chromosome 1, nearly complete sequence.
AAAGTTCCATCAGAGTCCTCACATCCACAAGTTCCATCATCAGGGCTGCGAATGCATCCGGTTCCAACGCCGGAGGACTCGCCGTTGTCGCTACACAAAGCCAGTTAGCATAACCACTCATTAAATCACACCCCGGGGACTAGTGGTGATTAAATGACAGAAGTAAAGTGTGGAGGAACATACTTCCAAAAGAACGTCcagcaatcatcatcatcatccgtcATCTCGCTATCCGTCGGCGCGGTGCAAGTGTACGCTTTGCAGGTACCGTAGGGAGCGCCGTAGGAGGAGTCGTACTGGTGGTCGGTGACGAAGACGGCGAAGGTTTGAGTTCCTGCATTGCATTTATCAGCATATCATTTTTTATCATTAGGGACTAGAGGTGTGTGGACGTACCGGAAGTACGAGTGTTATGGGAGCACTCAGCTGCCTggatggcggtggaggtTTTGGCGgctatagatttattatcgTCATTAGTATTTATCTTCTCTTATACCTTGTAGTGGAGATTTGCTATTATGGAGCAAGGATAGGATAGAATGGAATAGAATACACACCCGAGCAGTTATAAGTACCCGGACATTTTCCCTTCGTGTTCGAGCTGGCCGGGTCAACGGTCGCAGCAGCCAGAGCGGCGCTGAGGAGGATAGTGAGGAGGGATTTGGTCTGCAtgatttttattcttttcttctttccagttGCTTGAATAGTATTGAAGTTTCTTGGCTGGTTTTGTTGGTAGTGACCGTCGATGCCGTCCTTATATATTCACGCACATCCACCTATATAACCATCGCATTATACATCCATCACTTCATCTCAAACAGGGGGTGGAGCCCATCTCCCGGTCTAGAAGTGTTCTGGTGTTTCGTCTCACGGTGGCTAGTCTAGTCTAATACTTAAGCTTGTTTGAGGTGGGGATCCACTCACACTGCGGGTGGTAGATTAAGGGATGATTTCGCCGCGGTGTAGTGGGTTTTACCGTAGATTTCGTACGATCGGTGAGGATCGATGTCTGATGGCTAAATTTCTAATAAGTAGTCTTGTGCATGCTTGATATGAAGGATGTGGGTACGgtttggttggtggttgccTGGAGATCGGGCTTATCTGATGTACGTAGTCTACGTGGACGTGTGGGTGGGTTGCCGAGTCAGGCCATACTTGATACATTGGATGCTGGAGCTTAGGTTGTGAGTACGTATTCCTACTTGGCAGGCTACGGTGGATACTGTCTACTGCGGGATTGATGGGCGTGAAATTCCATTTTTCGGGGCCTGTTCTAGATCGACTTCTATCTGTCGCGTCTTTCATTTCCGGCCGTTCGTCAGTCGTAAATCCACCAATATTTCCCAAGTCATAATATCATGATATGATGTTTCTCTGTGGTAACTCCATCTTGCTCATACGCCGTCTCTCTACCGCGTTGAAGTCGTAGATCACAACCAAACTCCCAGCCTGACCAGCTATCATGCTTCGACATGGCTGCGTACCTCCAGAGGCACACAGTCCGGCCCGAGCTTCGTCACCAAAATCTCTGCTCTGTCGGGTGTCCAATCTCCTATACCGGTTCCTAAATCAGCCAATGGAATAACTATGTCGAGGTCCAGCGCTGAGGGATCCAAGTCCGCATTGGACGAAACAATGGCCCGGATGAGTTGGTGGGCAGACGTCCGACCTGCTATGCCGCAGCCTGACCTCTTGCACACCGGAATGGCGACCTCAAAAACCTGAGCTTCTGCTGATCCCCCAAGAGTGGCATTCATATCAGGGAACTTCCACCGACTATGAACAAGCTGTCCCAATCGCATGATCAGCCGGCGTCGGGGTCCATCCTCCAGTCCGGATTTGCTAGTCCGTGTGAACATAATGGGCTGGTGCACGAATTTTCGGGCGGGAGTCGGCTCTGAGCAAATAGCACAGGCAAATTTGGCGATCTGAGGAAGGCACTGCTCGTTGTACTTTATGATGTCTTTGCATTTCACTGCCTTGTCGGCTTTGTTTTTGCACGAGTTCGGGAAAAAGTCCTGGCGCCAATCGGATGTGAGTACAATGCAGCTGAGATGGACGGGTCGATCTTTCTGAGCCCGTGGACTTCCCACGAAAACGGTGATGGCGATCGGGTAGAGCTTTTCGCGTTCTGGCTCAACGATTTGGAAGGACAGGGAGCTTGGGGAGCTCGCTCCACTGACGATATCGTAGTCTTCCATGCTGTCGGTGCTGTCGTCACTGAAGTGGCTGTGCTCCTCGAGGCTGGAGGGATCAATTTCGAGATGATCGGGATTATCGCTAATACTCAGCAACTGCGTGGCCGGAGCTTTCTCAGGCTCATTCTGATAGATCTCAGACcaggcggaggcggaggcgaagCCAAAGCCACTGCTGGCGCTCAGCCGCGGACGAGGAGAGTCGGATTGGGAAGCAAGGGTGCTGCCGGGACTGGAGGCAAGGGACCCGATTGGGCTGGCGAGCGTgttgttgattgttgttgaGTCCGACATCTTCGAAGCCGATACCCAGGAGAGTCAACAAAGATGAGACTGACGTCATGAGCGGTGACAGGGACGTGCCATAGTGAAAATTTCATATACGATGAGTTTGTAGTAAGAGAAGGCTGATAACACTGAATGCATTGTCTAGTGAATGGCCTATTGGTGTTGCACAGCAGCGATAAGAACATCTGCCATGATTCACATTCGGTAGgataataagattaagatcCTCATTTCATCAAGTACGCACTTGATTGCACTGGAAGCTGAGTACGTAGATAGATCCCAGGCCAAGTGTTTTGTGGGTGGTACTAATAAGTGTGCAGCGCCCGGAGAGATGTAGATGGAGAGGCAGCCAGGCACGACTATCAAAGAGGGGGGATATTAATAGTTAgttaagtactactagttagtcgCGGCGGCCCGCCAGTCATCTAATTTCAACCACGCCCGATTGGGTTGAGGGGTCAGCATTCAGCTGTAAGACTAAATACAAGTGCAAGCAGGCTCAGCTAGACCCCCAGAAATAACCCCAACTTGTACTTCATGAGACAGCTGAAACAAGAAATTGTTGCATCGATTGCAGCCCAGTTGCAAGCCAGACGATGGCTGGCCAAGGAGAGTGGAGAGAATTACTACGAGTAATAAttggggaaaggaaagaaccAGACCACCGCAAGCGGGTACCACGTGATGTGGAGGCGGCATTGCCCCTTTGCGGCCGGAAAAGAAACCTCCCAGATTCCTGCTTCCTGCCACCCTCGACGACCGCTTATCGGCTTcgctcctttcccttcttgcaTGTATTCTACTTGTTTGCTTCATATGACCAGTCCACTTCGTTGACTCCGCGCTTCGTTTCTCGTCTCGCCATTGTTCCCGATCGCGTGTCTTGAGTCCGCTCGGATCGCTGTCGTGGCTTGATTTACACCGATCGACGTACCTGGAACCAAACTTTCTCGTCAATCCTTCATTTACGGCCTTTTCTTATCCGTTCATGTGGACTACTGCTTGTATCATCTACACTACGTTTTAATCTTTTTGCAATTGTTCCAACTGCCACGATAACAGCCCTGCACCATGAAGATTCACTCTTCGtcgcttctcctcttcctccttcctgcGCTTTCGGTCGCGCTCACGGACCCGAGCTCGGCCAACAACGGTGCAAAAGACGCTCTTCTCGCAGAGCGGGAAGCTTCGACTCCAAATGCCGTCGAAATagatgccgccgccgcaccCAAACCCGCCAAAGGGACGCTGGACGCCCCGATCGACGGCAAGGATGGTCGGCCACATGCGGGTCCCTGGGTGGAAACAAGTGCAGAGCGGGATCGCAAGAAGACGGGCTCTACCACCTTGTcggaggaaaaggcaaagaccGATCCTAAAGCGGAACAAATGGGCCCTGATGGCAACCCAATTCCCTACTCCAACGACGGCGTGATGGATGATCCTAATCGGACGGGCCCCAAGGAGGGTACTCGTGGGACAGAAGGTGGGGTGTCTGAGAAGCTGAGGGAACCATACAACAATGAAAAGACGCCGGGCAGCCCGAAGGAGGCTCCTCCGTTGCCGCACAGTGAGCAGCAAAAGCTGCCAGTGGCGGGTCAGGATGCCGAAGTCAAGGACACCAAGGGATCGAGCACCGACTCGACCCTCGGAAAATTGGAGGTATTTTAGACCTTCATCATGAAATTCGGTAACGCTTGCTGATGTATTTCAGAAACCCGCAGATTTGCCAGAAAAGCCCCACGACATCCCACCTCCCAAGTCCCCGGCCACTGTCAAAGATAGCCCTCTCGGTCTCGATAAGCATGGCTCCTCGGGCAACAAGCCTGGCGAGCCTCTG
It contains:
- a CDS encoding uncharacterized protein (COG:S;~EggNog:ENOG410PQ78;~SECRETED:SignalP(1-18)); this encodes MQTKSLLTILLSAALAAATVDPASSNTKGKCPGTYNCSAAKTSTAIQAAECSHNTRTSGTQTFAVFVTDHQYDSSYGAPYGTCKAYTCTAPTDSEMTDDDDDCWTFFWNDNGESSGVGTGCIRSPDDGTCGCEDSDGTFVYGGSNCS
- a CDS encoding uncharacterized protein (COG:S;~EggNog:ENOG410Q2SV) — encoded protein: MSDSTTINNTLASPIGSLASSPGSTLASQSDSPRPRLSASSGFGFASASAWSEIYQNEPEKAPATQLLSISDNPDHLEIDPSSLEEHSHFSDDSTDSMEDYDIVSGASSPSSLSFQIVEPEREKLYPIAITVFVGSPRAQKDRPVHLSCIVLTSDWRQDFFPNSCKNKADKAVKCKDIIKYNEQCLPQIAKFACAICSEPTPARKFVHQPIMFTRTSKSGLEDGPRRRLIMRLGQLVHSRWKFPDMNATLGGSAEAQVFEVAIPVCKRSGCGIAGRTSAHQLIRAIVSSNADLDPSALDLDIVIPLADLGTGIGDWTPDRAEILVTKLGPDCVPLEVRSHVEA